In Mercenaria mercenaria strain notata chromosome 14, MADL_Memer_1, whole genome shotgun sequence, the following are encoded in one genomic region:
- the LOC123527784 gene encoding fucolectin-like — protein sequence MEHTSIVILLVGFTLVGVLADVEDSCIVKNVALNKPAYVSSKHRQEALASLAVDGNLEQNYYGTEWGNDEWGKTPYCFHTQDIPSPNNWWYVDLQQMYSIEKMVFYNRIDCCSERAIFEIQVDYSSDNMTNVGFVEKMNSTKTVYMPTDTRGRYVKLVQPGISNLHLCEVEVYALPVCCSEPCQNGGTCSANNSDARGYECACVKTSDYKITGAHCEEVWMKLPTNRTYDLVPRP from the exons ATTCATGTATCGTCAAAAATGTTGCTCTCAATAAACCAGCATACGTATCCTCCAAGCATCGCCAAGAAGCTCTCGCTAGTTTAGCTGTTGATGGGAACTTAGAACAGAATTATTATGGCACCGAATGGGGAAACGACGAATGGGGAAAAACTCCGTACTGTTTTCACACTCAAGACATTCCTAGTCCTAACAACTGGTGGTATGTTGATCTTCAGCAAATGTACAGTATAGAAAAAATGGTGTTCTACAACAGGATAGATTGTTGTA gCGAAAGagcaatatttgaaatacaggtcGATTACTCTTCTGACAATATGACCAATGTCGGCTTTGTGGAGAAAATGAATTCGACTAAGACTGTATATATGCCTACGGACACTAGAGGGAGGTACGTGAAACTTGTGCAGCCTGGAATATCAAACCTTCACCTTTGCGAAGTCGAAGTATACGCTTTACCAG TATGCTGTAGCGAACCGTGTCAAAATGGCGGAACTTGTAGCGCAAACAACTCTGATGCACGTGGTTATGAGTGCGCATGTGTTAAAACCAGTGATTACAAGATCACCGGTGCGCATTGTGAGGAGGTTTGGATGAAACTGCCGACTAATAGAACAT ATGACCTTGTGCCTCGACCGTAA